Proteins encoded in a region of the Tripterygium wilfordii isolate XIE 37 chromosome 21, ASM1340144v1, whole genome shotgun sequence genome:
- the LOC119987772 gene encoding DEAD-box ATP-dependent RNA helicase 32, whose amino-acid sequence MKKPKSSRSRKQTRLSEAEEIEFLNNWIESQKPDSGSNPMALLPPPRNGEGTSFPRYAGSIWFHRLPLSKKTKDGLRRGGFVSMEDVQRASLPHALCGRDILGAAQTGSGKTLAFIIPVLEKLYRERWGPEDGVGCIILSPLRELAAQLFDVLKAVGRFHNFSAGLLIGGRGEKFIDAEKEHVNELNILVCTPGRLLQHMDETENFDCSNLQVLVLDEADRILDKGFEKTVNAIISQLPKKRQTLLFSATQTKSVKDLARLSLKDPEYLSVHEESATATPSQLKQTAMIVPLDKKLDMLWSFIKAHAQSKILVFLSSCKQVKFVFEAFKKLRPGVPLKCLHGRMSQERRMGIYSQFCEQHSVLFSTDVVSRGLDFNKAIDWVVQMDCPEDVEAYIHRVGRTARRNAEGKSVLFLMPSEKKMLEKLEAAKIPIRLTKANTKRLQPVSGLLAALLVKHKDMQPLAQRAFITYLRSIHIQKDKEIFDLTQLPIDEFSASLGLPMTPKVRFLDRKMKSKELSGKSSLLELENSHKEHISQIPREELPIDDFTEEKLDMDFLLSKDTQNEVEGKANETGNYMPATRVLKKKKLKINVHRPVGTRVIFDEEGNTLPPLARVADTKAVNDSSMLDLDKKQEYYEKMKEELKQVDKEDKLVYRKRQRDKKIKEKMKLRKGIAEEEEDGENDNDLSGSEEGGTVGRRQKKPKKYFDSDSEDGHEENKKQMGIDAPSISLKQQEELALKLLSSMHS is encoded by the exons ATGAAGAAACCGAAATCTAGTCGCTCGCGCAAGCAAACGCGCTTGTCAGAGGCAGAAGAAATCGAGTTCCTGAACAACTGGATCGAATCCCAAAAACCCGACTCGGGATCCAATCCCATGGCTCTGCTTCCACCGCCGCGAAACGGTGAGGGAACTTCCTTCCCGCGGTACGCGGGGTCAATTTGGTTTCATAGGCTTCCGCTCTCGAAGAAAACCAAGGATGGATTGAGGCGCGGCGGATTCGTTTCGATGGAAGACGTGCAGAGAGCCTCACTCCCTCACGCGCTCTGTGGCAGGGACATTCTCGGTGCTGCCCAAACTGGGTCTGGCAAGACCCTCGCTTTCATTATACCG GTTTTGGAGAAGTTGTACCGAGAGAGATGGGGTCCGGAGGATGGGGTGGGGTGCATTATACTGTCCCCCTTGAGGGAGTTAGCTGCTCAGCTTTTTGATGTACTGAAAGCTGTTGGGAGGTTCCACAATTTTAGTGCTGGGCTCCTAATTGGTGGTCGTGGTGAGAAGTTTATTGACGCAGAGAAGGAGCATGTGAATGAACTGAACATATTGGTTTGCACTCCCGGACGGCTTTTGCAGCATATGGATGAAAcggaaaattttgattgctccAACCTTCAG GTGTTAGTCCTTGATGAGGCAGACCGTATTCTTGATAAAGGCTTCGAGAAAACGGTAAATGCAATTATTTCACAGCTTCCAAAGAAAAGACAGACCTTGCTTTTCTCTGCAACTCAAACAAAATCGGTTAAAGATCTTGCGAGGCTTAGCTTGAAGGACCCAGAATATCTCAGCGTTCATGAGGAATCTGCGACCGCCACTCCCTCTCAGTTGAAGCAGACTGCAATGATCGTTCCCCTTGACAAAAAATTAGACATGCTATGGAGCTTTATAAAGGCCCATGCTCAATCGAAGATTCTTGTATTTCTTTCAAGCTGCAAACAG GTTAAGTTTGTCTTTGAAGCATTCAAAAAACTACGGCCTGGGGTACCATTGAAGTGTCTTCATGGAAGGATGAGTCAGGAGAGAAGGATGGGAATATATTCTCAGTTTTGTGAGCAGCATTCTGTTCTCTTCTCAACTGACGTGGTCTCTAGAGGTCTTGATTTTAACaaggccattgattgggttgtCCAG ATGGACTGCCCAGAAGATGTTGAAGCATACATACATAGAGTTGGTCGTACTGCTCGCCGTAATGCTGAGGGGAAGtcagttttgtttttgatgccttcagaaaagaaaatgctTGAAAAATTAGAAGCAGCAAAAATACCCATTCGTCTAACTAAG GCCAATACAAAGCGACTGCAACCAGTTTCTGGTTTGTTGGCAGCTTTACTAGTCAAGCATAAAGATATGCAGCCTTTGGCTCAAAGGGCTTTCATCACATATTTGCGGTCTATACACATTCAGAAAGATAAAGAGATATTTGATCTAACACAGCTTCCTATTGATGAGTTCTCTGCTTCATTGGGTCTCCCTATGACCCCCAAAGTTCGGTTTTTGGACCGGAAAATGAAAAGCAAGGAATTATCGGGAAAATCATCTCTTCTTGAATTAGAGAATTCTCACAAGGAGCACATTTCACAGATTCCTCGAGAGGAGTTGCCTATTGATGACTTCACAGAAGAAAAGTTGGACATGGATTTCCTTCTCTCGAAAGACACCCAGAATGAGGTCGAAGGAAAAGCAAATGAAACAGGAAATTACAT GCCAGCAACTCGggttttgaagaagaagaagttgaagaTCAATGTTCATAGACCAGTGGGGACTAGGGTAATCTTTGATGAGGAAGGCAATACACTTCCTCCGCTTGCTAGGGTTGCTGATACAAAAGCTGTCAATGATTCATCTATGCTGGACCTAG ATAAGAAACAAGAGTATTATgagaagatgaaggaagaaTTGAAGCAGGTGGACAAAGAAGACAAGCTTGTGTACCGTAAACGACAAAgagataaaaaaattaaggagaagATGAAGTTGAGGAAAGGGATtgcagaggaagaggaagatggaGAGAATGACAATGACCTCTCTGGGTCAGAAGAAGGAGGAACTGTCGGCAGAAGACAGAAGAAACCAAAGAAATATTTTGATAGTGACAGTGAAGATGGCCATGAAGAAAACAAGAAGCAAATGGGTATCGATGCCCCTTCCATCTCCTTGAAACAGCAAGAAGAATTGGCTCTCAAGTTATTAAGTTCCATGCACTCATAA